In the genome of Pseudoliparis swirei isolate HS2019 ecotype Mariana Trench chromosome 3, NWPU_hadal_v1, whole genome shotgun sequence, one region contains:
- the htr3b gene encoding 5-hydroxytryptamine receptor 3B isoform X2: MSLIWLTLLLSAHLAKCVPEKPKRSALNQLTRTLLRNYDCGVRPVHNWTSSTTIYIDLILQSVLDVDGKTQTITTSIWYRQIWTDEFLIWDPEEFDGITEISLSSDAIWIPDVIICEFVDGGKSLPIPYVYVNSSGSVKYYQPMQVVLACSLEMYAFPFDKQNCSFTFRSWLHSVKEIDLALWRSAEAIANDKREFMNDGEWELLSIPSSYWQVHQDDTDYAHIQFNVLIRRRPLLYVVGLLIPSIFLMLVDVTSFYLPISSGTRITFKVSILLGYTLFRVNLADELPATVVNTPLIGVFFAVSMAMLMLSLIMSILVVKLLYHSEKEVRQMSVSACLLDKYGSASHGFTESALTSIKTLDHINPSGDYEFDLSLEEDLLSLNEIQHAPSGLECLLQDLVSLHLALSQEDSESLVQAEWLALCSKLDCFLFRFYLLVLASYAGTLLMLWTIWNYA; this comes from the exons ATGTCTCTCATTTGGCTGACCCTGTTGCTCTCAG CTCATCTGGCCAAATGTGTGCCGGAGAAGCCAAAGAGATCAGCTCTGAACCAGCTGACCAGGACCCTCCTCAGGAATTATGACTGCGGAGTTAGACCTGTTCACAACTGGACCAGTTCTACTACGATCTACATAGACCTCATACTGCAGTCAGTCCTTGATGTG GATGGAAAGACCCAGACCATAACTACAAGTATTTGGTACAGACAG ATCTGGACGGATGAGTTCCTGATTTGGGACCCGGAGGAGTTTGATGGCATCACTGAGATATCACTGTCATCTGATGCCATCTGGATTCCTGATGTTATCATTTGTGAATT tgtggaCGGGGGGAAGTCCCTACCAATCCCATACGTGTACGTGAACTCCTCTGGCTCTGTGAAGTACTACCAGCCCATGCAGGTGGTACTGGCCTGCAGCCTGGAGATGTACGCCTTTCCATTTGACAAGCAAAACTGCAGCTTTACCTTCCGCAGCTGGCTTCATTCAG TAAAGGAAATAGACCTGGCGCTGTGGAGGAGTGCAGAGGCCATCGCTAATGATAAGAGGGAGTTTATGAACGACGGAGAATGGGAACTGTTGTCTATTCCTTCTAGCTACTGGCAAGTCCACCAGGACGACACCGACTATGCCCATATCCAGTTCAAC GTGTTGATCCGCCGGCGCCCCCTGCTGTATGTGGTGGGTCTCCTTATCCCCAGCATCTTCCTCATGCTGGTAGATGTGACCAGCTTCTACCTGCCTATAAGCAGCGGTACACGCATAACCTTTAAGGTCAGCATCCTCCTGGGCTACACTCTCTTCCGAGTCAACCTGGCAGATGAACTGCCTGCCACAGTGGTCAATACGCCACTCATAG GTGTGTTCTTCGCTGTGTCCATGGCCATGCTGATGCTCAGCCTGATCATGTCTATTTTGGTGGTGAAGCTGCTCTACCACAGTGAGAAGGAGGTCAGGCAAATGTCAGTTTCTGCCTGCCTGCTGGACAAGTACGGCTCAGCTTCTCATGGCTTCACAGAGAGCGCTCTAACCTCCATTAAGACCCTCGATCACATCAACCCCTCCGGAG ATTACGAATTTGACCTCTCATTGGAGGAGGACCTGCTATCCCTGAATGAGATCCAACATGCTCCATCCGGGCTGGAGTGTCTTCTCCAGGACCTGGTTTCCCTCCACCTGGCTTTATCCCAGGAGGATAGTGAGTCTTTGGTTCAGGCTGAATGGCTGGCCCTTTGCTCGAAACtcgactgcttcctgttccGCTTTTACCTGTTGGTTCTGGCCTCGTATGCCGGCACGCTGCTAATGCTCTGGACCATTTGGAACTATGCCTGA
- the htr3b gene encoding 5-hydroxytryptamine receptor 3B isoform X3, with translation MQSMIVAHLAKCVPEKPKRSALNQLTRTLLRNYDCGVRPVHNWTSSTTIYIDLILQSVLDVDGKTQTITTSIWYRQIWTDEFLIWDPEEFDGITEISLSSDAIWIPDVIICEFVDGGKSLPIPYVYVNSSGSVKYYQPMQVVLACSLEMYAFPFDKQNCSFTFRSWLHSVKEIDLALWRSAEAIANDKREFMNDGEWELLSIPSSYWQVHQDDTDYAHIQFNVLIRRRPLLYVVGLLIPSIFLMLVDVTSFYLPISSGTRITFKVSILLGYTLFRVNLADELPATVVNTPLIGVFFAVSMAMLMLSLIMSILVVKLLYHSEKEVRQMSVSACLLDKYGSASHGFTESALTSIKTLDHINPSGDYEFDLSLEEDLLSLNEIQHAPSGLECLLQDLVSLHLALSQEDSESLVQAEWLALCSKLDCFLFRFYLLVLASYAGTLLMLWTIWNYA, from the exons ATGCAAAGTATGATTGTAG CTCATCTGGCCAAATGTGTGCCGGAGAAGCCAAAGAGATCAGCTCTGAACCAGCTGACCAGGACCCTCCTCAGGAATTATGACTGCGGAGTTAGACCTGTTCACAACTGGACCAGTTCTACTACGATCTACATAGACCTCATACTGCAGTCAGTCCTTGATGTG GATGGAAAGACCCAGACCATAACTACAAGTATTTGGTACAGACAG ATCTGGACGGATGAGTTCCTGATTTGGGACCCGGAGGAGTTTGATGGCATCACTGAGATATCACTGTCATCTGATGCCATCTGGATTCCTGATGTTATCATTTGTGAATT tgtggaCGGGGGGAAGTCCCTACCAATCCCATACGTGTACGTGAACTCCTCTGGCTCTGTGAAGTACTACCAGCCCATGCAGGTGGTACTGGCCTGCAGCCTGGAGATGTACGCCTTTCCATTTGACAAGCAAAACTGCAGCTTTACCTTCCGCAGCTGGCTTCATTCAG TAAAGGAAATAGACCTGGCGCTGTGGAGGAGTGCAGAGGCCATCGCTAATGATAAGAGGGAGTTTATGAACGACGGAGAATGGGAACTGTTGTCTATTCCTTCTAGCTACTGGCAAGTCCACCAGGACGACACCGACTATGCCCATATCCAGTTCAAC GTGTTGATCCGCCGGCGCCCCCTGCTGTATGTGGTGGGTCTCCTTATCCCCAGCATCTTCCTCATGCTGGTAGATGTGACCAGCTTCTACCTGCCTATAAGCAGCGGTACACGCATAACCTTTAAGGTCAGCATCCTCCTGGGCTACACTCTCTTCCGAGTCAACCTGGCAGATGAACTGCCTGCCACAGTGGTCAATACGCCACTCATAG GTGTGTTCTTCGCTGTGTCCATGGCCATGCTGATGCTCAGCCTGATCATGTCTATTTTGGTGGTGAAGCTGCTCTACCACAGTGAGAAGGAGGTCAGGCAAATGTCAGTTTCTGCCTGCCTGCTGGACAAGTACGGCTCAGCTTCTCATGGCTTCACAGAGAGCGCTCTAACCTCCATTAAGACCCTCGATCACATCAACCCCTCCGGAG ATTACGAATTTGACCTCTCATTGGAGGAGGACCTGCTATCCCTGAATGAGATCCAACATGCTCCATCCGGGCTGGAGTGTCTTCTCCAGGACCTGGTTTCCCTCCACCTGGCTTTATCCCAGGAGGATAGTGAGTCTTTGGTTCAGGCTGAATGGCTGGCCCTTTGCTCGAAACtcgactgcttcctgttccGCTTTTACCTGTTGGTTCTGGCCTCGTATGCCGGCACGCTGCTAATGCTCTGGACCATTTGGAACTATGCCTGA
- the htr3b gene encoding 5-hydroxytryptamine receptor 3B isoform X1: protein MEQTFSKAGWTNFESDPETPSSHLAKCVPEKPKRSALNQLTRTLLRNYDCGVRPVHNWTSSTTIYIDLILQSVLDVDGKTQTITTSIWYRQIWTDEFLIWDPEEFDGITEISLSSDAIWIPDVIICEFVDGGKSLPIPYVYVNSSGSVKYYQPMQVVLACSLEMYAFPFDKQNCSFTFRSWLHSVKEIDLALWRSAEAIANDKREFMNDGEWELLSIPSSYWQVHQDDTDYAHIQFNVLIRRRPLLYVVGLLIPSIFLMLVDVTSFYLPISSGTRITFKVSILLGYTLFRVNLADELPATVVNTPLIGVFFAVSMAMLMLSLIMSILVVKLLYHSEKEVRQMSVSACLLDKYGSASHGFTESALTSIKTLDHINPSGDYEFDLSLEEDLLSLNEIQHAPSGLECLLQDLVSLHLALSQEDSESLVQAEWLALCSKLDCFLFRFYLLVLASYAGTLLMLWTIWNYA, encoded by the exons ATGGAGCAAACTTTTAGCAAGGCTGGCTGGACCAACTTTGAAAGCGACCCAGAGACCCCATCAT CTCATCTGGCCAAATGTGTGCCGGAGAAGCCAAAGAGATCAGCTCTGAACCAGCTGACCAGGACCCTCCTCAGGAATTATGACTGCGGAGTTAGACCTGTTCACAACTGGACCAGTTCTACTACGATCTACATAGACCTCATACTGCAGTCAGTCCTTGATGTG GATGGAAAGACCCAGACCATAACTACAAGTATTTGGTACAGACAG ATCTGGACGGATGAGTTCCTGATTTGGGACCCGGAGGAGTTTGATGGCATCACTGAGATATCACTGTCATCTGATGCCATCTGGATTCCTGATGTTATCATTTGTGAATT tgtggaCGGGGGGAAGTCCCTACCAATCCCATACGTGTACGTGAACTCCTCTGGCTCTGTGAAGTACTACCAGCCCATGCAGGTGGTACTGGCCTGCAGCCTGGAGATGTACGCCTTTCCATTTGACAAGCAAAACTGCAGCTTTACCTTCCGCAGCTGGCTTCATTCAG TAAAGGAAATAGACCTGGCGCTGTGGAGGAGTGCAGAGGCCATCGCTAATGATAAGAGGGAGTTTATGAACGACGGAGAATGGGAACTGTTGTCTATTCCTTCTAGCTACTGGCAAGTCCACCAGGACGACACCGACTATGCCCATATCCAGTTCAAC GTGTTGATCCGCCGGCGCCCCCTGCTGTATGTGGTGGGTCTCCTTATCCCCAGCATCTTCCTCATGCTGGTAGATGTGACCAGCTTCTACCTGCCTATAAGCAGCGGTACACGCATAACCTTTAAGGTCAGCATCCTCCTGGGCTACACTCTCTTCCGAGTCAACCTGGCAGATGAACTGCCTGCCACAGTGGTCAATACGCCACTCATAG GTGTGTTCTTCGCTGTGTCCATGGCCATGCTGATGCTCAGCCTGATCATGTCTATTTTGGTGGTGAAGCTGCTCTACCACAGTGAGAAGGAGGTCAGGCAAATGTCAGTTTCTGCCTGCCTGCTGGACAAGTACGGCTCAGCTTCTCATGGCTTCACAGAGAGCGCTCTAACCTCCATTAAGACCCTCGATCACATCAACCCCTCCGGAG ATTACGAATTTGACCTCTCATTGGAGGAGGACCTGCTATCCCTGAATGAGATCCAACATGCTCCATCCGGGCTGGAGTGTCTTCTCCAGGACCTGGTTTCCCTCCACCTGGCTTTATCCCAGGAGGATAGTGAGTCTTTGGTTCAGGCTGAATGGCTGGCCCTTTGCTCGAAACtcgactgcttcctgttccGCTTTTACCTGTTGGTTCTGGCCTCGTATGCCGGCACGCTGCTAATGCTCTGGACCATTTGGAACTATGCCTGA